Sequence from the Coriobacteriia bacterium genome:
CCGCTTGACGGTGCGGTCGTGCGGATCGGCTGGCCGGAAGGGGAGGAGGTGCCCGAGCTCGGACGCACCGTCCGCTTCTCGGCGATCCTGAAGGCGCTTCCTCTCGAGGAGTCCTGGGCGCGGCGCACGGCCCGTGCTGGCGTCTGCGCTACCGGCAACGCCTGGCGCGCGGAGTGCGGAGCATGGCGGACGGGCCCGCTCGGGGAGTTGTTCGCGTGGCGGGCCACGATGCTCGAACGAATGCACCAGGTGCCTGGCGCCGGGGCGGATCTGGCCGAAGGAATCGTGCTCGGCGACCGTCGGCGGCTGATCGGAACCGACACTGAGGAGGACTTCAGGGTACTCGGCCTCACGCACCTGGTCGCGGTCTCGGGCTCGCACCTTGCCGCGGCATGCGCGGCGGTCGCGTTCCTGGGAACGATGCTTCGCGTGCCGAGACGGCCGCTCGTGGCCGCTACCATGCTTGCGGGTGCCGCGTACGCCGTGGTCACGGGGCTTCCCTACTCGGCGTTGCGGTCTCTGCTGATGCTCGCGGTCGGTGGAGCAGGGCAGATGATCGGGCGGCGCGGCGATGGGATCGCATCTCTCGCAGTGGCGGTGATCGTCGTGCTCGCGCTGGAGCCCTGGGCGGTATTCGACCTGGGCTTCCAGCTTTCGGCGCTCGCAGTGTGCGGTCTGCTGGTGTTCGGCAGTCTGGCGCAGGCGTGGGCGACGAGCGGCTTCACCGGTTGGCGACGTGTTGTCGGGGATGCGCTGTCGCTGACGCTCGTGGCGCAGTTCACGACCATACCGGTTGTCGCGTCGGCGTTCGGCATGGTCTCGCTTATGGCTCCGGTCGCGAACGTGGTAGTGGGTCCGCTGGTGTCGGTGGCGATGCTGGTCGGGCTCGTCGGCGCCGTTCTTGGAACGGTGTCTCCGGCAGCCGGAACCCTCGGAGCCTCCGGAGCCGCGTCGATCCTCGGTGCGACCGCATGGATCGCCGGTGGGATGGCCCAGGTCCCCGGCGCGGCGGTGGCGCTGGGTGGAGGTGTGCTCGTCGGGGTGGGGACGTGCGCGGGAGCGGTCGGCCTGTGGGCTTGGTGGCCGCTGCCGCGGGGGCGGCACTCGGGTACGCGCTTCATCGCCGCAGCCGTTTGCGCTTCGGTCTGTGTCGCCCTCGGTCCGGCGCCGGCGCAGCGGTGCACGATCACCGTGCTGGACGTCGGGCAGGGGGACGCGATTCTCGTGGAGGACAGCGGGCGCACGATGCTGGTGGATACGGGACCCGACGCCCTGTCGCTGCGGCGGGCGCTTGCGCGGTGCGGGATTCGCCGGATCGATGTACTCGTGCTCACGCACGCGCATGGGGACCACACAGGCGGGGCTCCCGGGCTCGTCGGCGTCGCCGATGTGGGCTGGATAGGCGTGCCGGGCCCGGCGACCGGTGAGGAAGCCGCGTCGGCGGGCTCGGTCCGCGACCCGATGCCTGGCTCGACATCATGGAAGGGACCTGCGAGCCCGGTGCGCTCGCTCGTGGCCGGCGACGACTGGAGGCTCGGCGGCACATCGGTGTCCGTCCAGTGGCCGACTGCCGATGCGCCCTCAGACCTGGATGCGAACGACACGAGCGTGGTGCTGCAGCTCACCAACGGGTCGTTCGACATGGTGCTCACCGGCGATGCCGAGCAGCTGGTGCAGGAGGAGCTGATCGCGTCGGGCGCGGCGAGGGAGGTCGAGGTCCTCAAGGTCCCGCACCACGGCAGCACGAACGGACTGACCTCCGAGGGGCTTGAGGCCTGGTCGCCCCGTGACGCTATCATCAGCGTGGGTAGGGGAAACGACTTCGGTCACCCGTGCCCCGAGACGATCACGCTTCTCGAGTCCGCCGGGGTCCGAATCCTGAGGACCGACACGAGCGGCGACGTCACAGTCACGGTGCGGCGCTCGGGATACCGGACTCGCGTCTCACGGCGTGGAACGGCGGTCGTCGTTCGTGCGAGAATGCGGAAGGCCCGGACGGCGATGCTCGTGCCGGGACGTTCGCCGAGCGAAGGCGTGAGCGATGGTTCGGGTTGCGGCCAAGTCCATAGAGGATCTCAGGAGCGTCTACCTCATCTTCGGCGACGAGGAATTGTTGCTCGAGCGCGCCCTCCACCGGTTGCGAGACCGCATCGCCGAGGTCGCCGACCTCGACTTCAACTACGAAGCGTTCGACGGGGAGTCCGCTGACGCATCAGCGGTGGTTGCCGCCGCCAACACGCTGCCGTTCGCATCCGAGCGACGCCTAGTGATCGTTCGCGACGTGGACCGCATGAACGCCGCGGGTCAGGCTGTGCTGGCTGAGTACGCGCGGGATCCGGCACCTTCGGCATGCGTGGTGCTCGTGGCGAAGCGCATGCGCAAGGACTCCAAGCTCTTCAAAGCGGTGCAGGCGCTCGGCGGCGTGTCGGAGTACCCGGCGCCCAAGCGAAGCGAGTATCCGTCCTGGGTGGTCGACCTGTTCGCAGCCAGAGGTCGTCGGATCAGCTACGACGGTGCGACGGCGCTCGTTCTAGCAGTCGGACGCGATCTGCGTCGGCTGGAGACCGAGACCGAGAAGGTGCTGGCGTACGCGGGAGAGCGTGTCGAGCTCACGCGTGACGACGTGGTGAGCGTTGTCGCCGAAACCGCACCTGTCTCCGTCTTCGACTTCCTGAACGCCGTCGGGGCGCGTGATTGTCCGGCGGCGCTCACGCTGCTCGGGGACCTGCTCGCTGACGGTCAAGACCTCATGGGCGTCCACGCGATGACCGTTCGCCAGCTGCGGACGCTCGTAAGCGCGCGCGCGCTTGTGGATCGTGGTGCTTCCCCCGGGGAGATCATGCGAGAAGTCGGGATGGCCGAGTGGCAGGCGAAGGCCGCCATGGCGCAGGCCAGGAGGTTCACCACCGAGGAGCTGTCACGCGCGCTCAGGGACGCTGCGACGCTCGAGGGTCGGATCAAGTCGGGCCAGGGTGAGCCGCGCCTGCTGTTCGAGCTGTGGCTGACGCGAGCGTGCGCTTCGGCGTCGTAGGGAAGCGAAAGGGCCGGGAGACCCGGCCCTTCGAGTGGTTCTGGCGTCCAGCTCGCGAATCAGCTGTCGAGTGCGTTGATCTTCGCCATGACGCCCGACTTGCGGTTCGCGGCCTGATTCTTGTGGATGACGCCTGCGCTGGCGGCCTTGTCGAGCGCGCGCGTCGCCTGACGTGCTGCCTCGGCCGCTGCGACCTTGTCACCTGCGGCCACGGCTGCATCCACCTTCTTAGTGGTGGTCTTCAGCGCTGACTTCACGGACTTGTTGCGAACGCGCGCCTTCTCGTTGGTGAGGATGCGCTTCTTCTGGCTCTTGATGTTTGCCACGGTGCTCTTGTTCCTCCGTCATGAATCGGATGGTGCCCGTCGCAGTGGGGTGCAGACGAACCTCGAAAGGATAGCACAGGGGTAGGGCCGCGCCAACACCGGGCTGTCACTGCGGATTGTCAGGTTCATACCGAGATCATCGACGCGGCGCAGGGTTTCGGCACAAAAGATGCTATGTGATTTGCGGCACAACCAGTTGTTCGTGTTCTGCCGATAATGCTAATGTGAACGTAGCTGAAAATCCGCCAGGTTCGTGGACGCATCGAAGGGACTACTCACAACGTGAACCGGCGCATCAGCCCTAGCAGGCGGGGGCCGCTAGTCGCTTGCATAGTCTCGCTCGCAGCGCTGTTGTGGGCGGGTAGTGCGCTGTCCGCCTACGCGTTCGCTCCGCCGATCGGCGGCCTCGGAACCGGGACGACCGAGCCCTTCAATCTCTTCGACTGCGACCAGTGTCACG
This genomic interval carries:
- a CDS encoding DNA internalization-related competence protein ComEC/Rec2, with the translated sequence MSDAPERPQLPPVAWFALAMCAGCIATEAVVWPSDVRAGRAVVAVAVAITAIIWLGRERVPRGVRAGALLLCAGFAAGSCVCVLQSAAWLRESHIVPDCGAREWTGVVEADPTAGEYGATARVRIRGGPLDGAVVRIGWPEGEEVPELGRTVRFSAILKALPLEESWARRTARAGVCATGNAWRAECGAWRTGPLGELFAWRATMLERMHQVPGAGADLAEGIVLGDRRRLIGTDTEEDFRVLGLTHLVAVSGSHLAAACAAVAFLGTMLRVPRRPLVAATMLAGAAYAVVTGLPYSALRSLLMLAVGGAGQMIGRRGDGIASLAVAVIVVLALEPWAVFDLGFQLSALAVCGLLVFGSLAQAWATSGFTGWRRVVGDALSLTLVAQFTTIPVVASAFGMVSLMAPVANVVVGPLVSVAMLVGLVGAVLGTVSPAAGTLGASGAASILGATAWIAGGMAQVPGAAVALGGGVLVGVGTCAGAVGLWAWWPLPRGRHSGTRFIAAAVCASVCVALGPAPAQRCTITVLDVGQGDAILVEDSGRTMLVDTGPDALSLRRALARCGIRRIDVLVLTHAHGDHTGGAPGLVGVADVGWIGVPGPATGEEAASAGSVRDPMPGSTSWKGPASPVRSLVAGDDWRLGGTSVSVQWPTADAPSDLDANDTSVVLQLTNGSFDMVLTGDAEQLVQEELIASGAAREVEVLKVPHHGSTNGLTSEGLEAWSPRDAIISVGRGNDFGHPCPETITLLESAGVRILRTDTSGDVTVTVRRSGYRTRVSRRGTAVVVRARMRKARTAMLVPGRSPSEGVSDGSGCGQVHRGSQERLPHLRRRGIVARARPPPVARPHRRGRRPRLQLRSVRRGVR
- the holA gene encoding DNA polymerase III subunit delta, producing MLERALHRLRDRIAEVADLDFNYEAFDGESADASAVVAAANTLPFASERRLVIVRDVDRMNAAGQAVLAEYARDPAPSACVVLVAKRMRKDSKLFKAVQALGGVSEYPAPKRSEYPSWVVDLFAARGRRISYDGATALVLAVGRDLRRLETETEKVLAYAGERVELTRDDVVSVVAETAPVSVFDFLNAVGARDCPAALTLLGDLLADGQDLMGVHAMTVRQLRTLVSARALVDRGASPGEIMREVGMAEWQAKAAMAQARRFTTEELSRALRDAATLEGRIKSGQGEPRLLFELWLTRACASAS
- the rpsT gene encoding 30S ribosomal protein S20, which codes for MANIKSQKKRILTNEKARVRNKSVKSALKTTTKKVDAAVAAGDKVAAAEAARQATRALDKAASAGVIHKNQAANRKSGVMAKINALDS